The following proteins are encoded in a genomic region of Natrinema sp. HArc-T2:
- a CDS encoding alpha-1 4-glucan-protein synthase, with the protein MSQDICVIVPTIREYECMRSYFENAREHGFDLSRLHVVLVTEDFCETDAMEAMLAEEGVSGEVFDGSRREEWYEDHGVAEYGHVVPAASHAETSFGLLYMWVHDEFDYGFFIDDDTLPHDDEDFFGTHMENLAFAGEIEEVASDEQWVNVLYQNADEHGLYPRGYPYSAMDETVETDTTEIEGGSVVASQGLWTNVPDLDAVRILMDGDLEGQAQTRTTAEDFGDDFVAARDNYLTVCSMNLAFRREVIPAFYQLPMDDNEWDVGRFDDIWSGVFLKRACDVLGKRIYNGAPLCEHNKAPRSTFDDLNNEVPGLELNEHLWQVIDEAGADADTYAEVFEAMGHELADGDWSSYNNGAFFNYVGEYMLEWLECLSTLRSEVGLEADSAHVVADD; encoded by the coding sequence ATGAGTCAGGACATCTGTGTTATCGTCCCCACGATCAGGGAATACGAGTGCATGCGCTCGTACTTCGAAAACGCCCGCGAGCACGGGTTCGACCTCTCGCGGCTCCACGTCGTCCTCGTCACCGAGGACTTCTGTGAGACCGACGCGATGGAAGCGATGCTCGCCGAGGAAGGCGTCTCCGGCGAGGTCTTCGACGGCAGTCGGCGCGAGGAGTGGTACGAAGATCACGGCGTCGCCGAGTACGGCCATGTCGTCCCGGCAGCGAGTCACGCCGAGACGAGCTTCGGGCTGCTCTACATGTGGGTCCACGACGAGTTCGACTACGGCTTCTTCATCGACGACGACACCCTGCCCCACGACGACGAGGACTTCTTCGGCACGCACATGGAGAACCTCGCCTTTGCGGGCGAGATCGAGGAAGTCGCCTCCGACGAGCAGTGGGTCAACGTTCTCTATCAGAACGCCGACGAGCACGGCCTCTATCCGCGTGGCTATCCCTACTCGGCGATGGACGAGACCGTCGAGACCGACACGACCGAGATCGAGGGCGGCTCGGTCGTCGCCTCGCAGGGCCTGTGGACCAACGTCCCCGATCTGGATGCCGTTCGCATCCTCATGGACGGCGATCTCGAGGGCCAAGCACAGACTCGGACCACAGCCGAGGACTTCGGCGACGACTTCGTCGCCGCACGCGACAACTACCTCACCGTCTGCTCGATGAACCTTGCGTTCCGCCGGGAAGTGATCCCCGCGTTCTACCAGCTCCCGATGGACGACAACGAGTGGGACGTTGGCCGGTTCGACGACATCTGGTCGGGCGTCTTCCTCAAGCGCGCCTGCGACGTGCTCGGCAAGCGCATCTACAACGGCGCGCCGCTGTGTGAGCACAACAAGGCCCCGCGCAGCACCTTCGACGACCTCAACAACGAAGTACCGGGCCTCGAGCTGAACGAACACCTCTGGCAGGTAATTGACGAGGCGGGCGCGGACGCCGACACCTATGCCGAGGTCTTCGAGGCGATGGGCCACGAACTCGCCGACGGTGACTGGTCGTCGTACAACAACGGTGCGTTCTTCAACTACGTCGGCGAATACATGCTCGAGTGGCTCGAGTGTCTGTCGACGCTCCGGTCGGAAGTCGGCCTCGAGGCCGACAGCGCACACGTCGTTGCTGACGATTGA
- a CDS encoding YbhN family protein has translation MTDEGDEPASTGASGSDSRGITNVLTRRRLTIAGTALVVLGLLVTLRELDVSTVAAEIASADPRLLGAAIAVYVVSWPLRGRRYSDVLAAMDHRSGTVVATTAVFVSQTANLAIPARAGDAVRAYVMNRQRAVPYAAGFASLTVERLFDLSTIAAIAVLAAAWLAIGGETGPLELVAEADGARTALLAAAAVSTATVGVGAVVVTSARADHGLGAWLRVQGREWPWLEGVLEAAVQFAGDVQVVARQPRALATIGAGSLLVWSLDVLTAILVLAALGNELAFGTLLSVGTLAVSVGNLAKVLPLSQGGVGLYEAAFTALVVGLTPVGASVALAAAIVDHALKNGVTLLGGVGAGAWLGLSLSDATAGPEATRETGSVLGEPKR, from the coding sequence ATGACCGACGAGGGCGACGAACCGGCATCGACTGGCGCTAGTGGCTCCGACAGTCGCGGGATCACAAACGTCCTGACCCGTCGCCGACTGACGATCGCCGGGACGGCACTGGTGGTGCTCGGTCTGCTCGTCACCCTTCGTGAACTCGACGTCTCGACCGTCGCTGCCGAGATCGCGAGCGCCGATCCACGCCTGCTCGGCGCGGCGATCGCCGTCTACGTCGTCTCGTGGCCGCTTCGGGGCCGACGGTACAGCGACGTACTCGCAGCGATGGATCACCGCAGCGGTACCGTCGTTGCGACGACTGCCGTTTTCGTCAGCCAAACGGCCAACCTCGCGATACCAGCCCGAGCAGGTGATGCGGTGCGTGCCTACGTGATGAACCGTCAGCGAGCGGTGCCCTACGCTGCCGGATTCGCATCGTTGACTGTCGAACGGCTGTTCGACCTGTCGACGATCGCGGCGATCGCGGTGCTCGCGGCGGCGTGGCTCGCGATCGGCGGCGAGACCGGCCCGCTCGAGCTCGTCGCCGAGGCCGACGGTGCACGGACCGCTCTGCTGGCCGCAGCAGCCGTGAGTACGGCGACCGTCGGTGTCGGTGCCGTCGTCGTTACGTCCGCACGGGCTGACCACGGGCTCGGCGCGTGGCTCCGGGTACAGGGACGAGAGTGGCCGTGGCTCGAGGGCGTTCTCGAGGCCGCCGTCCAGTTCGCAGGTGACGTGCAGGTCGTCGCGCGCCAGCCGCGAGCGCTGGCCACGATCGGTGCCGGGAGCCTGCTGGTGTGGTCGCTCGACGTGCTCACGGCGATCCTCGTGCTCGCGGCGCTTGGCAACGAACTCGCGTTCGGGACGCTGCTCTCGGTCGGGACGCTGGCGGTCAGCGTGGGCAACCTCGCGAAGGTGTTGCCCCTCTCCCAGGGTGGCGTCGGGCTCTACGAGGCGGCGTTTACGGCGCTCGTGGTCGGACTGACGCCGGTTGGCGCGAGCGTAGCCCTGGCCGCGGCGATCGTCGATCACGCGCTCAAAAACGGCGTGACGCTGCTCGGCGGTGTGGGCGCGGGTGCCTGGCTCGGCCTGTCGCTATCGGACGCGACGGCGGGGCCGGAGGCGACGCGAGAAACCGGTAGTGTTTTAGGCGAGCCTAAAAGATAG
- a CDS encoding NAD-dependent epimerase/dehydratase family protein — translation MSLSSQHVLVTGGAGFIGSHLTERLLADGADVTIVDDLSNGDRDRIPDGADFLEADLTDPDALDGQLADIDLVFHLAASKHVDTDRPHGQFDDNTRMTRNILEAMADAGVTEIAYTSSSTVYGEAPRPTPEDYAPLEPISAYGASKLADEGLLSARAHSHDLTVWNFRFANVVGPRLRGAVIPDFIEKLLDDPERLTILGNGRQEKSYLHIEDCLDAMLHVVDNADDAMNTYNLGTRTTTSVDRIAAIVADELGVDPEHEYTGGERGWTGDVPKMRLSIEKLAALGWEPRYSSDEAVRQSTRELIDELR, via the coding sequence ATGTCACTCTCGAGCCAACACGTACTCGTCACAGGCGGTGCCGGATTCATCGGGTCGCACCTGACCGAGCGGCTGCTCGCCGACGGTGCGGACGTCACCATCGTCGACGACCTCTCGAACGGCGACCGCGATCGCATCCCCGACGGGGCCGATTTTCTCGAGGCCGACCTCACTGATCCCGACGCCCTGGACGGCCAGCTCGCCGATATCGACCTCGTTTTCCACCTCGCGGCGTCGAAACACGTCGACACCGATCGGCCACACGGCCAGTTCGACGACAACACGCGGATGACCCGGAACATTCTCGAGGCGATGGCCGACGCCGGCGTGACCGAGATCGCCTACACCTCCTCCTCGACGGTCTACGGTGAAGCGCCGCGGCCGACGCCGGAGGACTACGCGCCACTCGAGCCGATCAGCGCCTACGGCGCGAGCAAACTGGCCGACGAGGGGCTGCTCTCGGCACGGGCCCACAGCCACGACCTGACTGTCTGGAACTTCCGCTTTGCGAACGTGGTCGGCCCGCGCCTGCGCGGGGCAGTGATTCCCGACTTCATCGAGAAGTTGCTCGACGATCCTGAGCGACTGACGATTCTGGGCAACGGTCGTCAGGAGAAGTCCTATCTGCACATCGAGGACTGTCTGGATGCGATGCTCCATGTCGTCGACAACGCCGACGATGCGATGAACACCTACAACCTCGGGACGCGGACGACGACTTCGGTCGACCGGATCGCCGCGATCGTCGCCGACGAGTTGGGTGTCGATCCCGAACACGAGTACACCGGCGGCGAGCGCGGCTGGACCGGCGATGTCCCGAAGATGCGCCTCTCGATCGAGAAACTCGCGGCGCTGGGCTGGGAGCCACGTTACTCGAGCGACGAGGCGGTACGCCAGTCGACGCGCGAACTCATCGACGAACTGCGCTGA
- a CDS encoding MBL fold metallo-hydrolase: MATSKAETEIAEGVHRCGTSHVNWYLIEEDDALTVVDTGFPTHWQQLFDRLAAMNYGLADIEACLLTHAHPDHIGFAERLREQADVPVLLHPAERQRARDGGDPPLGGFAKNLWRPAIVRYFIEIVRSDGTSIPPVTAVEPIADGSELDVPGHPRAIHVPGHTDGELAFYLPDRDVLFCGDALATVDFETLQGNTPQLLPPWLNVDHEQARESITRLDFLGEVVLLPGHGDPWTGDMTEAIELAQRR, encoded by the coding sequence ATGGCGACCAGCAAAGCGGAGACCGAGATCGCTGAGGGCGTCCATCGATGCGGGACCTCCCACGTTAACTGGTACCTCATCGAGGAGGACGACGCACTCACCGTGGTCGACACGGGGTTTCCCACCCATTGGCAGCAGTTGTTCGACCGGCTCGCCGCGATGAACTATGGGCTCGCCGATATCGAGGCGTGTCTATTGACCCACGCTCATCCCGATCACATCGGGTTCGCTGAGCGGCTGCGCGAACAGGCTGACGTACCGGTGTTGCTTCACCCGGCGGAGAGACAGCGGGCTCGAGACGGCGGCGACCCACCGCTCGGCGGATTCGCAAAGAATCTCTGGCGGCCAGCGATCGTGCGATATTTCATCGAGATCGTCCGATCAGATGGCACCTCGATTCCGCCGGTAACGGCGGTTGAACCGATCGCTGACGGGAGCGAACTTGACGTGCCGGGACACCCGCGGGCGATTCACGTCCCCGGCCACACGGACGGCGAGCTGGCGTTCTATCTCCCTGACCGCGACGTGCTCTTCTGTGGGGACGCACTTGCCACGGTCGACTTCGAGACGTTGCAGGGCAACACCCCGCAACTCCTCCCACCGTGGCTAAACGTCGACCACGAGCAAGCGCGAGAGTCAATTACTCGCCTCGACTTCCTCGGCGAGGTCGTCCTGTTACCGGGCCACGGGGATCCGTGGACCGGTGACATGACCGAGGCCATCGAACTGGCTCAGAGACGGTAA
- the prf1 gene encoding peptide chain release factor aRF-1 → MSQEGEQEQSDRKKYEFRKVLEDLKDFDGSGTQLVTIYIPEDRQISDVVQHVTQEHSEAANIKSKQTRTAVQDALTSIKDRLRYYDTYPPENGIVLFSGAVDSGGGRTDMVTKVLESPPQPVESFRYHCDSEFLTEPLEEMLADKGLYGLIVLDRREANVGWLKGKRIEPVKSASSLVPGKQRKGGQSAQRFARLRLEAIDNFYQEVAGMANDLFVPKRHELDGILVGGPSPTKDEFLDGDYLHHEIQDNVIGKFDVAYTDESGLKDLVDNAEDALADAEVMKDKQEMEEFFKELNAGELATYGFEQTRRNLMMGAVDRLLISEDLRKDVVTYECPECGNTDREVLDRRKSTPAHTCSECGTEVEATDEDREDAIDHLIEIAEQRGTETKFISTDFEKGEQLYNAFGGFAGILRYSTGV, encoded by the coding sequence ATGAGCCAGGAGGGCGAGCAGGAGCAATCCGACCGGAAGAAATACGAGTTCCGGAAGGTTCTCGAAGATCTCAAAGACTTCGACGGCTCCGGAACGCAGCTCGTGACGATCTACATTCCGGAGGACAGACAGATCAGTGATGTCGTACAGCACGTCACGCAAGAACACAGCGAAGCGGCCAACATCAAGTCAAAACAGACCCGCACAGCCGTCCAAGACGCGCTGACCAGCATCAAAGACCGGCTGCGCTACTACGACACCTATCCACCGGAAAACGGCATCGTGCTGTTTTCGGGGGCCGTCGACTCCGGCGGCGGTCGCACTGACATGGTCACCAAAGTCCTGGAGAGCCCACCCCAGCCCGTCGAGTCGTTCCGCTATCACTGCGACTCCGAATTCCTCACCGAACCGCTCGAGGAGATGCTCGCCGACAAGGGCCTGTACGGCCTCATCGTCCTCGACCGCCGCGAGGCCAACGTCGGCTGGCTGAAAGGCAAACGCATCGAACCGGTCAAGTCAGCCTCCTCGCTCGTCCCCGGCAAGCAGCGCAAAGGTGGCCAGTCCGCCCAGCGATTCGCCCGCCTGCGCCTCGAGGCCATCGACAACTTCTATCAGGAGGTCGCGGGGATGGCAAACGACCTGTTCGTCCCCAAACGCCACGAACTCGACGGGATTCTCGTTGGCGGTCCCTCACCGACCAAAGACGAGTTCTTGGATGGCGATTACCTCCACCACGAGATTCAGGATAACGTCATCGGGAAGTTCGACGTCGCCTACACCGACGAGTCGGGTCTGAAGGATCTGGTCGACAACGCCGAGGACGCCTTGGCCGACGCCGAGGTGATGAAGGACAAACAGGAGATGGAAGAGTTCTTCAAGGAACTCAACGCCGGCGAACTCGCGACCTACGGCTTCGAGCAGACCCGCCGAAATCTGATGATGGGCGCGGTCGACCGTCTCCTGATCAGCGAAGACCTCCGGAAGGACGTCGTCACCTACGAGTGTCCCGAGTGTGGCAACACCGACCGCGAGGTACTCGATCGGCGCAAGTCGACGCCCGCACACACCTGTAGCGAGTGTGGCACCGAGGTCGAGGCGACCGACGAGGACCGCGAGGACGCCATTGACCACCTCATCGAGATCGCTGAACAGCGCGGCACCGAGACGAAGTTCATTTCGACCGACTTCGAGAAGGGCGAACAGCTCTACAACGCCTTCGGCGGCTTCGCTGGCATTCTGCGGTACTCGACGGGCGTCTAA
- the minD gene encoding cell division ATPase MinD, translated as MSQETVYAIASGKGGVGKTTTTVNLGTALAEAGERVAIVDTDLGMANLAGFVSLSPDSTTLHDVLAGVASTDDATYQLADNIVAIPSGTNLDDYAETSPERLRDVVADLRSQFDYVFLDVGAGISHETVLPLGLADAVVLVSTPEPAAIHDTKKTIELTERSGGDVAGLVLTRTRPDSDISHDDLADRLEVSLLGAIPEDPAARESVYAGTPLVVYEPDGPASVAYRQLAAELTGVEGAAPDTSGETADDSSTTQTQAVATSSDTESTDSDDGREAAHDDVSSAITEAESDH; from the coding sequence ATGTCTCAGGAGACGGTATATGCCATCGCGAGCGGAAAGGGCGGTGTCGGGAAGACGACGACGACGGTGAACCTCGGGACGGCCCTCGCGGAGGCCGGCGAGCGCGTCGCCATCGTCGACACCGATCTCGGCATGGCGAACCTCGCCGGGTTCGTTAGCCTCTCCCCCGACTCGACCACCCTACACGACGTGTTAGCCGGAGTTGCATCGACCGACGACGCTACCTACCAACTGGCGGACAATATCGTCGCCATTCCGAGTGGCACGAACCTCGACGATTACGCCGAAACGTCCCCCGAACGACTGCGTGACGTGGTCGCTGACCTCCGATCCCAGTTCGACTATGTCTTCCTCGATGTCGGCGCGGGCATCAGTCACGAAACCGTCTTGCCACTGGGTCTGGCTGACGCCGTCGTCCTCGTCTCGACGCCCGAACCCGCGGCGATCCACGACACGAAAAAGACGATCGAGTTGACGGAGCGATCGGGTGGCGACGTTGCCGGACTGGTTCTAACCCGCACCCGACCGGACAGCGATATTTCCCACGACGACCTCGCCGACCGCCTCGAGGTCTCCCTCCTCGGGGCGATCCCCGAAGACCCCGCAGCCCGCGAGAGCGTCTATGCCGGGACGCCGCTGGTCGTCTACGAACCCGACGGCCCCGCTTCGGTCGCTTACCGACAGCTTGCAGCGGAGCTAACTGGCGTCGAGGGTGCGGCCCCGGACACAAGCGGAGAGACAGCCGACGACTCGTCCACGACACAGACACAGGCCGTCGCCACCTCGAGCGACACCGAGTCGACCGACAGCGACGACGGACGGGAGGCAGCACACGACGACGTCTCGAGTGCGATCACGGAAGCCGAGTCCGACCACTGA
- the argS gene encoding arginine--tRNA ligase encodes MFLSLRAEVEDALEGALAALDFPTDDLGLEEPPDDVASVLASSVAFRLAGEAGAAPPQVAGQIADEIDADDLTYVSEIQTQGPYLNFLPSDAYLADTLADATDDDYGTLPDREESVVVEHTSANPTGPVHVGRARNPIIGDAVSNLLDFAGYDVDRHYYVNDAGRQMAVFTWAYETFDEEELEEEPERDRIEYDLVRYYRKGNAYLENASESEVEQAEAEIESIMQGLEAGDDEAYERVSEVVDQVLGGMTECLARLPAEFDEFVKETRFMRNGDTNDLVARLKELDEAVYEEDAWQLELEDHGIDKNLVFLRSDGTSLYATRDLAHHEWKFDNYDSAVTVLGEDHKLQAKQIRTTLELLDNDTDDLQQVLYSYVNLPEGKMSTRRGTGVDLDDLLDEAIDRARQEVEDRLDDRIRDDDLDEDDIERIAHQVGIGAVRYDIVSKQPTKAITFEWDRALDFEAQSAPYVQYVHARCCGILEEAGIDPETGMDDVETAVDADLLATEAERDLLETIARFPAVVDEAADDLEPHGIATYTREFADRFNGFYRECPVLADDVDPDVREARLALVAASKHVVANALSILGVAAPRSM; translated from the coding sequence ATGTTCCTCTCCCTACGCGCGGAAGTCGAGGACGCCCTCGAGGGGGCGCTTGCCGCACTCGACTTCCCGACGGACGACCTAGGTCTCGAAGAACCGCCGGACGACGTTGCGAGCGTCCTCGCCTCGAGCGTGGCGTTCCGGCTGGCCGGCGAGGCCGGCGCAGCGCCGCCACAGGTCGCCGGCCAGATCGCCGACGAGATCGACGCTGACGACCTGACCTACGTGTCCGAGATCCAGACGCAGGGGCCGTATCTCAACTTCCTGCCGAGCGACGCATATCTCGCCGACACCCTCGCCGACGCGACCGACGACGACTACGGCACCCTGCCGGACCGCGAGGAGTCAGTCGTCGTCGAGCACACGAGCGCGAACCCGACCGGCCCGGTCCACGTCGGTCGCGCACGGAACCCGATCATCGGCGACGCCGTCTCGAATCTCCTTGATTTCGCCGGCTACGACGTCGATCGCCACTACTACGTCAACGACGCCGGTCGACAGATGGCCGTCTTCACCTGGGCCTACGAGACCTTCGACGAGGAGGAGCTCGAGGAAGAGCCCGAGCGCGACCGTATCGAGTACGATCTCGTCCGGTACTACCGCAAGGGCAACGCCTACCTCGAGAACGCGTCCGAAAGCGAGGTCGAGCAGGCTGAAGCCGAGATCGAGTCGATCATGCAGGGCCTCGAGGCCGGCGACGACGAGGCCTACGAGCGCGTCAGCGAGGTCGTCGATCAGGTACTCGGCGGCATGACGGAGTGTCTCGCGCGCCTGCCCGCGGAATTCGACGAGTTCGTCAAGGAAACGCGGTTCATGCGCAACGGCGACACCAACGACCTCGTCGCCCGCCTGAAAGAACTCGACGAGGCGGTCTACGAGGAAGACGCCTGGCAGCTGGAACTCGAGGACCACGGGATCGACAAGAACCTCGTCTTCCTGCGCTCGGACGGCACCTCGTTGTACGCGACCCGCGACCTGGCCCACCACGAGTGGAAGTTCGACAACTACGACAGCGCCGTGACGGTGCTCGGCGAGGACCACAAACTGCAGGCCAAACAGATCCGGACGACGCTCGAGTTGCTGGACAACGACACTGACGACCTCCAGCAGGTGCTGTACTCCTACGTCAACCTCCCCGAAGGGAAGATGAGCACCCGTCGCGGGACCGGCGTCGATCTCGACGACCTGCTCGATGAGGCGATCGACCGCGCCAGACAGGAGGTCGAGGACCGACTCGACGACCGCATCCGTGACGACGATCTCGACGAGGACGACATCGAGCGCATCGCCCATCAGGTCGGGATCGGTGCGGTCCGCTACGACATCGTCTCCAAGCAGCCGACGAAGGCGATCACCTTCGAGTGGGACCGCGCGCTCGACTTCGAGGCCCAGTCCGCGCCGTACGTCCAGTACGTCCACGCACGCTGCTGTGGCATCTTGGAGGAAGCCGGAATCGACCCCGAAACGGGCATGGACGACGTCGAGACCGCCGTCGACGCCGACCTGCTCGCGACCGAGGCCGAACGCGACCTCCTCGAGACGATCGCACGCTTCCCGGCGGTCGTCGACGAGGCCGCTGACGACTTAGAGCCCCACGGGATCGCAACCTACACGCGCGAATTCGCCGACCGGTTCAACGGCTTCTACCGGGAGTGTCCGGTGCTGGCTGACGATGTCGATCCCGACGTCCGTGAGGCGCGGCTGGCGCTGGTTGCGGCCTCGAAACACGTGGTCGCGAACGCCCTGTCGATTCTGGGCGTGGCCGCACCGCGGTCGATGTAA
- a CDS encoding beta-class carbonic anhydrase, whose amino-acid sequence MAGPHDRSEPDAGRVFERVDEHVEQRDDWARRRRKDISTDKQLLVIACMDERIPVEDALDISLGDAHIFRNAGGKVTDDVIRSAALSTNFFDTTEIIVVNHTDCGMMSAPDAAIVDGLEAVAGGSLDDVDLNPALPSLAIGDASIAEWVSMTDDIDEACQAQIDYLEAHPLVPDEVTVHGYVYEVESDALRRPGERVSEEINTRRSE is encoded by the coding sequence ATGGCGGGACCACATGATCGATCCGAGCCTGACGCTGGACGAGTGTTCGAGCGGGTCGACGAACACGTCGAGCAGCGAGATGACTGGGCGCGCCGCCGCCGGAAAGACATCTCAACCGACAAGCAGCTCCTCGTCATCGCGTGTATGGACGAACGGATTCCCGTCGAAGACGCACTCGACATTTCCTTGGGTGACGCCCACATCTTTCGAAACGCCGGCGGCAAGGTGACCGACGACGTCATCCGGAGCGCCGCGTTGAGTACGAACTTCTTCGACACGACGGAAATTATCGTCGTCAATCACACGGATTGCGGGATGATGAGCGCACCGGATGCGGCCATCGTCGACGGGCTCGAGGCCGTCGCTGGCGGGAGCCTCGACGATGTCGATCTCAATCCTGCACTCCCCAGTTTAGCGATCGGCGACGCCTCGATCGCCGAATGGGTCTCTATGACCGACGATATCGACGAGGCGTGTCAGGCCCAAATCGACTATCTCGAGGCCCACCCGCTCGTTCCCGACGAGGTCACCGTCCACGGCTATGTCTACGAAGTCGAAAGCGACGCCCTCCGCCGCCCTGGCGAACGGGTCTCCGAGGAGATCAATACGCGGCGTTCAGAGTAA
- a CDS encoding NUDIX domain-containing protein: MVSRPPTFCPDCGSRLESTVADDRERMRCPHCEAIVWHNPVPCAGVAVVDRARSDPAVLCVERGIPPGVGEWTIPGGHIETGEEPPEAAARELEEETGVAVDPGDLEILAASAMPPRTGKHVVTVHYVADRVDADGEPIAGSDATDARFWTPAAFDASGETFRPVHYERFREAAALLE, translated from the coding sequence ATGGTCAGCCGACCGCCGACGTTCTGTCCCGACTGCGGAAGCCGCCTCGAGTCGACAGTAGCCGACGACCGCGAGCGCATGCGCTGCCCGCATTGTGAGGCGATCGTCTGGCACAATCCCGTGCCGTGTGCCGGCGTCGCGGTCGTCGACCGCGCCCGGTCCGACCCGGCGGTGCTCTGTGTCGAACGCGGGATTCCACCAGGCGTCGGCGAGTGGACGATCCCGGGCGGTCACATCGAGACCGGCGAAGAACCGCCCGAAGCAGCTGCCCGCGAACTCGAGGAGGAGACCGGTGTCGCCGTCGATCCCGGCGATCTCGAGATCTTGGCCGCGTCAGCGATGCCGCCGCGGACGGGCAAACACGTGGTGACAGTCCATTACGTGGCCGACCGGGTCGACGCCGACGGCGAGCCGATCGCTGGCAGCGACGCGACGGACGCCCGGTTCTGGACGCCAGCGGCGTTCGACGCCTCCGGCGAGACCTTTCGACCGGTCCATTACGAGCGGTTTCGGGAGGCTGCGGCGTTGCTCGAGTGA
- a CDS encoding threonine synthase, producing the protein MASDLTCPDCGAVYAAGPDEPWRCGCGHALEFTERPHPQGDPLPLHNLDTSQGLWTFFEFLPIEQHVTFYEGFTPLVDAPEWDAQFKLEYVFPTGSFKDRGATTTLSRAVELGVEKVIEDSSGNAGASIATYAARAGLAADIYVPADVKQSKLMAIQRADARPVRIEGTREDVTAACLEAVEGDASDTETTTDERDAPHQTGEGWYASHAWNPAFYAGTMTFAFEVAAQQGWTVPDAVVLPIGHGTLFLGAYRGFSLLNEAGIVDGMPRLLGAQAAGYAPIVAALGGETTDDDGDRATIADGIQITEPARGTQILEAIEATDGDAIALGDDPIESTLDRLHRNGFYVEPTCAVAPAALERYRERGVIDDADDIVVPLTGSGLKTL; encoded by the coding sequence ATGGCCTCTGACCTCACCTGTCCCGACTGCGGGGCCGTCTACGCGGCCGGGCCGGACGAGCCATGGCGCTGTGGCTGTGGCCACGCCCTCGAGTTTACTGAACGACCCCATCCGCAAGGCGACCCGCTGCCGTTGCACAACCTCGACACCAGCCAAGGGCTGTGGACGTTCTTCGAATTCCTCCCGATCGAACAGCACGTCACCTTCTACGAGGGGTTTACGCCGCTGGTCGATGCCCCCGAGTGGGACGCGCAGTTCAAACTCGAGTACGTGTTCCCGACGGGTTCGTTCAAAGATCGCGGCGCGACGACGACGCTCTCGCGAGCAGTCGAACTCGGCGTCGAGAAGGTCATTGAAGATTCGTCGGGCAACGCCGGCGCGTCGATCGCGACCTACGCGGCCCGTGCCGGGCTCGCGGCGGATATCTACGTCCCGGCGGACGTCAAACAGTCCAAGCTGATGGCGATCCAGCGGGCCGACGCCCGTCCAGTTCGCATCGAGGGGACCCGCGAAGACGTCACGGCGGCCTGTCTCGAGGCTGTCGAAGGTGATGCGAGCGACACCGAGACCACGACCGACGAGCGCGACGCCCCACACCAGACCGGCGAGGGCTGGTACGCCAGCCACGCCTGGAACCCCGCGTTCTACGCCGGGACAATGACCTTCGCGTTCGAGGTGGCCGCCCAACAGGGCTGGACCGTCCCCGACGCCGTCGTCCTTCCGATCGGCCACGGGACGCTCTTTCTGGGCGCCTACCGGGGCTTTTCGCTGCTCAACGAGGCCGGCATCGTCGACGGGATGCCCCGCCTACTTGGCGCACAGGCCGCCGGCTACGCCCCGATCGTCGCCGCCCTCGGCGGCGAGACGACCGATGACGACGGCGACCGGGCGACCATCGCGGACGGCATCCAGATCACCGAACCCGCACGTGGCACCCAAATCCTCGAGGCGATCGAGGCGACCGACGGCGACGCGATCGCCCTCGGCGACGATCCGATCGAGTCCACGCTGGATCGCCTCCATCGCAACGGATTCTACGTCGAGCCGACCTGTGCGGTCGCGCCGGCTGCCCTCGAGCGCTACCGCGAGCGTGGCGTCATCGACGACGCCGACGACATCGTCGTCCCGCTGACCGGCAGCGGATTGAAAACCCTATGA